The Candidatus Protochlamydia phocaeensis genome contains a region encoding:
- a CDS encoding DUF3309 family protein, with product MLGTVLIVIIILLLIGAFPSWPHSSGWGYGPSGLLGTILIIVLILWLLGRL from the coding sequence ATGCTAGGCACAGTATTAATTGTCATCATAATTTTATTGCTTATTGGCGCTTTCCCATCATGGCCGCATAGTTCTGGTTGGGGATATGGTCCCAGCGGACTTTTGGGAACAATTTTAATTATTGTCCTTATTTTGTGGTTGCTAGGAAGACTTTGA